The following are from one region of the Halodesulfurarchaeum sp. HSR-GB genome:
- a CDS encoding AAA family ATPase, with amino-acid sequence MQPESVGFVGTVGGVGTTWSVLELGGVLAREGQAVLVLDLDFATQGLGRHVDGTVPVDATELLADPSTELADAVHEWPVDGDGRFEVVPALAPFVQIAAAKSEAAGERVAERIEAATERADWVLLDVPPVVSNQAIGAVTAADRVVAVMPPSERGVDALQRERGRLADVGTAFDSVLAVGDGEPPADATTSLPARPDGAPAHRPATLESSGHFVRAARTAAATLFDLDVDTSSADSPIGRLGTLGEKLRN; translated from the coding sequence ATGCAGCCCGAGAGTGTCGGATTCGTCGGTACCGTCGGCGGGGTTGGAACCACCTGGTCGGTTCTCGAACTCGGCGGGGTCCTCGCCCGCGAGGGCCAGGCCGTCCTCGTTTTGGACCTCGACTTCGCGACCCAGGGACTGGGCCGTCACGTGGACGGCACCGTCCCGGTCGACGCGACCGAACTGCTCGCCGATCCCAGTACCGAACTCGCGGACGCAGTACACGAGTGGCCGGTCGACGGCGACGGCCGGTTCGAGGTGGTCCCGGCACTCGCCCCGTTCGTCCAGATCGCCGCGGCAAAGTCCGAAGCGGCCGGCGAGCGGGTGGCCGAGCGAATCGAAGCAGCGACCGAGCGGGCCGACTGGGTACTGCTCGACGTGCCGCCGGTCGTCTCGAACCAGGCCATCGGGGCCGTCACCGCCGCCGATCGAGTCGTCGCCGTAATGCCCCCGAGCGAGCGAGGCGTCGACGCCCTCCAGCGCGAGCGGGGGCGACTCGCGGACGTCGGGACTGCCTTCGATTCGGTCCTCGCAGTCGGCGACGGTGAGCCGCCGGCCGACGCGACCACCTCGCTTCCGGCACGCCCCGACGGCGCACCGGCCCATCGACCGGCGACGCTCGAATCGAGCGGCCACTTCGTCCGCGCCGCGAGAACGGCGGCCGCGACGCTGTTCGATCTGGATGTCGACACTTCGAGTGCCGACTCGCCGATCGGGCGACTCGGCACGCTCGGCGAGAAACTGCGAAATTAG
- a CDS encoding chromosome partitioning protein ParA, which produces MIVTVCGGKGGVGTSTVALNLAAELDAVLVDADLGMADQPTDGGPTLFDVLAGRVDPLAAVRTEWAVGVLPAGRSLAGARSVEPKALASVLESLAETYEHVIVDAPAGFAADTALPIVAADCCVLVTTPDPATLADTVRTRSLARELGTDLGAIVLNRADRTRESVTETLGGPQFAVPETAAIHEAQAAGLPVSLDDEQNAGHFEPLAGHVRTLARDRRQTET; this is translated from the coding sequence GTGATCGTCACCGTCTGCGGGGGCAAAGGTGGCGTCGGCACCAGTACGGTCGCGCTCAACCTGGCCGCGGAACTCGACGCGGTACTGGTGGATGCCGACCTGGGGATGGCCGACCAGCCGACGGACGGTGGGCCGACGCTCTTTGACGTGCTCGCGGGTCGAGTCGACCCGCTGGCGGCCGTCCGGACGGAGTGGGCGGTCGGGGTGCTGCCGGCCGGTCGGTCCCTGGCCGGCGCTCGGTCGGTCGAGCCCAAAGCGCTCGCCTCGGTTCTGGAGTCCCTCGCGGAGACCTACGAGCACGTGATCGTGGACGCGCCGGCCGGGTTCGCGGCCGATACCGCGCTGCCGATCGTGGCGGCTGACTGCTGTGTGCTGGTGACGACCCCCGATCCGGCGACGCTGGCGGATACGGTCCGGACTCGGTCGCTGGCCCGTGAACTCGGCACCGACCTGGGCGCGATCGTGCTCAACCGGGCTGACCGTACGCGGGAGTCGGTGACCGAGACCCTCGGCGGTCCGCAGTTTGCCGTTCCAGAGACGGCCGCCATCCACGAGGCCCAGGCTGCCGGGCTCCCCGTTTCTCTGGACGACGAGCAGAACGCCGGTCACTTCGAGCCGCTGGCTGGGCACGTGCGAACGCTGGCTCGGGACCGGCGGCAAACAGAAACGTAG
- a CDS encoding DUF5658 family protein — protein sequence MSRWPTALSAANPAVHRWAWVLTLCFFLAGDVITTAIGISTTGVTEVNAFLATQIASHGVGAMLLLKVVLLSGSYLVWRVLPDEQAIAIPVGFAIVGVGVTGWNLVVLISAPI from the coding sequence ATGTCCCGCTGGCCCACAGCCCTCTCGGCCGCGAACCCGGCCGTCCACCGGTGGGCCTGGGTCCTCACGCTCTGCTTTTTCCTCGCCGGGGACGTCATCACGACGGCCATCGGGATTTCCACCACGGGCGTCACGGAGGTGAACGCCTTTCTGGCGACCCAGATCGCGAGTCACGGCGTTGGGGCAATGTTGCTGTTGAAGGTGGTGTTACTGAGCGGGAGTTATCTCGTCTGGCGCGTGCTGCCGGACGAACAGGCGATCGCGATTCCAGTCGGGTTCGCGATCGTTGGGGTGGGGGTTACGGGGTGGAATTTGGTGGTGCTCATTTCAGCCCCCATATAA
- the ileS gene encoding isoleucine--tRNA ligase: MTHFDGDVPDQYDPQAVEARVFEYWEDVDAYEATKDYRADGEDFFFVDGPPYTSGAAHMGTTWNKTLKDAHIRFRRMQGYDVTDRPGYDMHGLPIETKVEEKLGFENKQDIQDFGEQRFIEECKAFAEEQLEGLQSDFQSFGVWMDWENPYKTVNPEYMESAWWAFEQAHERGLVEQGQRSINQCPRCETAIANNEVEYEEVADPSIYVKFPLSDRDGSLVIWTTTPWTIPANTFIAVSPELTYAEVAATKDGDRETLYVEESLVESVLEAGRYTDYEIQATYEGEELVGWEYDHPLREEVPAAPDFEGAGQVYTADYVEAEDTGLVHSAPGHGEVDFERGQELGLEVFCPVGEDGVFTEQAGTYAGEYVKDADEQIIADLDRTGHLLARETEHHSYGHCWRCDTPIIQIVTDQWYITITDVKEDLLANIEATEWHPDWARDSRFRDFVAEAPDWNVSRQRYWGIPIPIWTPEGWDGDMDDVLVIGTREELARRADQEVDPESVDLHKGTVDDLTITEDGRTYTRVPDVFDVWLDSSVASWGTLSYPSETEAFEDLWPADLIMEAHDQTRGWFWSQLGMGTAAMDQVPYEEVLMHGHALMPDGRAMSKSKNITVEPGEVMDEYGADPMRMFLLSVTPQGEDMRFSWEATETMQRDLNILWNAFRFPLPYMEMDDIDPMALSPAEESLERIDRWLLSRLQAVEETADAAWADFEQHRALDAILDFVVEDVSRYYIQVVRERMWETEDTASKRAAYATLSAVLRESIALLAPYAPFITEELYQRLTGADGLTSVHMLDWPEPDPDLRDESLEAAIEHVRQIEEAGSRARQDAGRKLRWPVTRIVVDATEDAVVDTLADYDDLLAERLNARRIEVVEPGADWAELAYTATADMSELGPAFGDQAHAVMEALNAARVDEPDISALEAAVEAELGESVSLTESMVSFEEVPPESVAGTDFEGGRVYVDATLTEDVESEGYAREIIRRAQEMRKDLDLAMDAEVALEIVIYDERIGQLVARHEDLIAEEVRAVEIGEVEDGQRETWEVEGIQIELAIDPV, translated from the coding sequence ATGACACACTTCGACGGGGACGTCCCCGACCAGTACGACCCGCAAGCCGTCGAAGCGCGGGTCTTCGAGTACTGGGAGGACGTGGACGCCTACGAGGCGACCAAGGACTACCGGGCCGACGGGGAGGATTTCTTCTTCGTCGACGGGCCGCCCTACACCTCCGGGGCCGCCCACATGGGCACGACCTGGAACAAGACGCTGAAGGACGCCCATATCCGCTTCCGGCGGATGCAGGGCTATGACGTGACCGACCGGCCGGGCTATGACATGCACGGCCTGCCCATCGAGACGAAAGTCGAGGAGAAACTGGGCTTCGAGAACAAACAGGACATCCAGGACTTCGGCGAGCAGCGGTTCATCGAGGAGTGCAAGGCCTTCGCCGAGGAGCAACTCGAGGGGCTCCAGTCGGACTTCCAGTCCTTCGGGGTCTGGATGGACTGGGAGAACCCCTACAAGACGGTGAACCCCGAGTACATGGAGTCGGCCTGGTGGGCCTTCGAGCAGGCCCACGAGCGGGGGCTCGTCGAGCAGGGCCAGCGCTCGATCAACCAGTGTCCCCGGTGTGAGACCGCTATCGCCAACAACGAGGTCGAGTACGAGGAGGTCGCAGACCCCTCGATCTACGTGAAATTCCCGCTCTCGGATCGGGACGGCTCCCTTGTTATCTGGACGACCACGCCCTGGACGATCCCCGCGAACACCTTCATCGCCGTCTCGCCCGAACTCACGTACGCCGAAGTCGCCGCCACCAAAGACGGGGACCGCGAGACCCTCTACGTCGAGGAGTCCCTCGTCGAGTCCGTCCTCGAAGCCGGTCGCTACACCGACTACGAGATCCAGGCGACCTACGAGGGCGAGGAACTGGTCGGCTGGGAGTACGACCATCCGTTGCGCGAGGAAGTACCCGCGGCCCCGGACTTCGAGGGCGCGGGACAGGTCTACACCGCGGACTACGTCGAAGCCGAGGACACCGGGCTGGTTCACTCCGCGCCCGGGCACGGTGAGGTCGACTTCGAACGCGGCCAGGAACTCGGGCTGGAGGTGTTCTGTCCGGTCGGCGAGGACGGGGTCTTCACGGAGCAGGCCGGAACCTACGCCGGCGAGTACGTCAAGGACGCCGACGAGCAGATCATCGCCGACCTCGATCGGACGGGCCACCTGCTCGCCCGGGAGACCGAACACCACTCCTACGGGCACTGCTGGCGGTGTGACACCCCGATCATCCAGATCGTGACCGACCAGTGGTACATCACGATCACCGACGTGAAGGAGGACCTGCTCGCGAACATCGAGGCGACCGAGTGGCACCCCGACTGGGCCCGTGACAGCCGGTTCCGTGACTTCGTCGCGGAGGCTCCGGACTGGAACGTCTCCCGACAGCGCTACTGGGGGATTCCGATCCCGATCTGGACCCCCGAGGGCTGGGACGGCGATATGGACGACGTGCTGGTGATCGGCACGCGCGAGGAGCTGGCTCGGCGGGCCGATCAGGAGGTCGATCCCGAATCGGTCGACCTGCACAAGGGCACGGTCGACGATCTCACGATCACGGAAGACGGGCGGACCTACACCCGTGTCCCGGACGTCTTCGACGTGTGGCTGGACTCCTCTGTGGCCTCCTGGGGCACGCTCTCCTACCCCTCCGAAACCGAGGCCTTCGAGGACCTCTGGCCGGCGGATCTCATCATGGAGGCCCACGACCAGACGCGGGGCTGGTTCTGGTCGCAACTCGGGATGGGCACCGCCGCGATGGACCAGGTCCCCTACGAGGAGGTGTTGATGCACGGACACGCGTTGATGCCCGACGGCCGGGCGATGTCCAAGTCCAAGAACATCACCGTCGAGCCGGGTGAGGTCATGGACGAGTACGGCGCTGACCCGATGCGAATGTTCCTGCTCTCGGTCACTCCGCAGGGCGAGGACATGCGATTCTCCTGGGAGGCGACCGAGACGATGCAGCGGGACCTCAACATCCTCTGGAACGCCTTCCGCTTCCCGCTGCCGTACATGGAGATGGACGACATCGACCCGATGGCCCTCTCCCCGGCCGAGGAGTCCCTGGAGCGCATCGACCGCTGGCTGCTCTCCCGCCTGCAGGCCGTCGAGGAGACGGCCGACGCGGCCTGGGCGGACTTTGAACAGCACCGGGCCCTCGATGCGATTCTCGACTTCGTCGTCGAGGACGTCTCGCGGTACTACATCCAGGTGGTCCGCGAGCGCATGTGGGAGACCGAGGACACCGCCTCCAAGCGGGCGGCCTACGCGACCCTCTCGGCGGTCCTTCGGGAGTCCATCGCCCTGCTCGCGCCCTACGCCCCATTCATCACCGAGGAGCTCTACCAGCGGCTGACCGGTGCTGATGGCCTCACCTCCGTCCACATGCTCGACTGGCCCGAACCCGACCCCGACCTGCGCGATGAATCCCTGGAGGCGGCCATCGAGCACGTCCGACAGATCGAGGAGGCCGGCTCCCGGGCGCGCCAGGATGCGGGGCGAAAGCTCCGGTGGCCGGTCACCCGGATCGTCGTCGACGCCACCGAGGACGCCGTCGTGGACACCCTCGCCGACTACGACGACCTGCTCGCCGAGCGGCTGAACGCCCGCCGGATCGAGGTCGTCGAACCCGGCGCGGACTGGGCGGAACTCGCCTACACCGCGACCGCGGACATGAGCGAACTCGGCCCGGCCTTCGGCGACCAGGCCCACGCGGTGATGGAGGCACTGAACGCGGCCCGGGTCGACGAACCCGACATCTCGGCCCTGGAAGCGGCCGTCGAGGCCGAGTTGGGCGAGTCGGTCTCGCTCACCGAGTCGATGGTCTCCTTCGAGGAAGTCCCGCCGGAGTCGGTCGCCGGAACCGACTTCGAGGGCGGTCGGGTGTACGTCGACGCCACGCTCACCGAGGACGTCGAGAGCGAGGGGTATGCCCGCGAGATCATTCGTCGCGCACAGGAGATGCGCAAGGACCTCGACCTGGCGATGGACGCCGAAGTGGCCCTGGAGATCGTGATTTACGACGAGCGGATCGGCCAGCTCGTCGCTCGCCACGAGGACCTGATCGCCGAGGAGGTCAGAGCGGTCGAAATCGGTGAGGTTGAGGACGGCCAGCGGGAGACCTGGGAGGTCGAAGGAATTCAGATCGAACTGGCGATCGACCCGGTCTAG
- a CDS encoding HIT family protein: MTECIFCAIAAGDAPAATIRKDDRTMAFLDANPLAPGHTLVIPNAHAERLEDLDTETARAVMDRLRELAPAIEAAVDADATTVGFNNGRAAGQEVPHVHGHIIPRFDGDGGGPIHAVLPRGADRNAGDPEAIARAINDHLRD; encoded by the coding sequence ATGACCGAGTGCATCTTCTGTGCGATTGCCGCCGGCGACGCCCCGGCCGCGACGATCCGCAAGGACGACCGGACGATGGCCTTTCTCGACGCGAACCCGCTGGCCCCGGGCCACACGCTCGTGATTCCGAACGCCCACGCCGAGCGACTCGAGGACCTCGACACCGAGACGGCCCGCGCGGTCATGGACCGCCTTCGCGAACTCGCGCCGGCGATCGAGGCGGCCGTCGATGCCGACGCCACCACCGTCGGGTTCAACAACGGCCGGGCGGCCGGCCAGGAAGTCCCGCACGTGCACGGGCACATCATCCCCCGCTTCGACGGGGACGGCGGCGGCCCGATTCACGCGGTCCTGCCGCGAGGGGCCGACCGGAACGCGGGCGACCCCGAGGCGATCGCACGTGCGATCAACGACCACCTTCGGGACTGA
- the glmM gene encoding phosphoglucosamine mutase: MQVFGSSGTRGRVTEELTPEFVLRVAAAAGTVWGADRVALGRDTRLTGPMLENAAASGLASVGADVDRLGVVPTPALQAYAAAEGVPAVMVTASHNPPPYNGIKLVGADGVELSIERLEAIESVLLDGSQADAAWDRTGTDRRIEGARRRYREELLAAVDHEAIAGADLTVALDPGHGAGALTSPDFFRELGCSVRTVNAHPDGHFPGRDPEPVAENLGDLGDLVRATDADVGIAHDGDADRAIFFDEHGEYIEGDATLAALADAALEPGDVTVSAVNVSQRLVDVAESSGADLELTPIGSTQIMTRIRELQSAGETVPVAGEGNGGVIFPAYRINRDGAYTAARFLSLLVDRPASEVVEPYDGYANVRENVHYADEAERATLVEAAGEWARNVEGEVSTIDGYRVDFGDAWVLARPSGTEPVVRVYAEARAVSRARELADRLVAVLEAAAGE, encoded by the coding sequence ATGCAGGTATTCGGGTCGAGTGGCACCCGTGGGCGGGTGACAGAGGAGCTGACCCCCGAGTTCGTGCTCCGGGTGGCGGCCGCGGCGGGCACCGTCTGGGGGGCCGACCGCGTCGCACTCGGCCGGGACACGCGACTGACCGGGCCGATGCTCGAAAACGCCGCCGCGAGCGGCCTCGCGAGTGTCGGCGCGGACGTGGACCGTCTCGGCGTGGTTCCTACGCCGGCACTGCAGGCCTACGCCGCGGCCGAAGGGGTCCCGGCGGTCATGGTGACGGCCTCGCACAACCCGCCGCCGTACAACGGGATCAAACTCGTCGGCGCGGACGGCGTCGAACTCTCGATCGAACGGCTCGAAGCCATCGAATCGGTGCTGCTCGACGGCAGTCAGGCTGACGCCGCCTGGGATCGAACGGGCACGGATCGACGGATCGAGGGCGCCAGGCGTCGCTATCGCGAGGAACTGCTCGCGGCGGTCGACCACGAGGCCATCGCTGGGGCCGATCTCACGGTGGCTCTGGACCCGGGGCACGGGGCCGGCGCACTCACGAGTCCCGATTTCTTCCGCGAACTGGGTTGTTCGGTCCGGACGGTCAACGCCCACCCGGACGGCCACTTCCCCGGTCGTGATCCCGAACCGGTCGCCGAGAACTTGGGCGATCTGGGCGATCTCGTCAGGGCTACCGACGCCGATGTGGGGATCGCCCACGACGGGGACGCCGATCGAGCCATCTTCTTCGACGAGCACGGGGAGTACATCGAGGGCGACGCGACCCTCGCGGCGCTCGCCGACGCGGCCCTCGAACCGGGAGATGTCACCGTCTCGGCGGTCAACGTCTCCCAGCGTCTGGTCGACGTGGCCGAGTCCTCGGGGGCGGACCTCGAACTCACGCCCATCGGAAGCACCCAGATCATGACCCGCATCCGCGAGTTGCAGTCCGCCGGCGAGACGGTCCCAGTCGCGGGGGAGGGCAACGGCGGCGTGATCTTCCCGGCGTATCGTATCAACCGGGACGGTGCCTACACGGCGGCTCGTTTCCTCTCATTGCTGGTCGATCGACCCGCGAGCGAGGTCGTCGAGCCCTACGACGGCTACGCGAACGTCCGGGAGAACGTCCACTACGCGGACGAGGCCGAGCGGGCGACCCTCGTGGAGGCCGCGGGCGAGTGGGCCCGGAACGTCGAGGGTGAGGTGAGCACGATCGATGGGTATCGCGTCGACTTCGGCGACGCGTGGGTGCTGGCCCGACCCAGCGGCACCGAACCGGTGGTCCGGGTCTACGCGGAGGCCAGAGCGGTGTCCCGGGCGCGGGAGCTGGCCGACCGGCTGGTGGCGGTCCTCGAAGCCGCGGCCGGTGAGTAA
- a CDS encoding metal-dependent transcriptional regulator, with the protein MSHESEKTYSESVEMYLKEIYLLSRDGDPASTGAIADRLGVSPPSVTDRLNHLTELGLVTYEKHRGASLTERGTEEAVALLRKHCRIERFLVQELGVTEGFHEEACRLEHALSDEVAARLDRFVDLPDDCPDCYDPEAQHCTHLSP; encoded by the coding sequence ATGAGCCACGAATCCGAGAAGACCTACAGCGAGAGCGTGGAGATGTACCTCAAGGAGATCTATCTCTTGTCACGGGACGGCGATCCGGCCTCGACGGGGGCCATCGCCGACCGACTGGGCGTCTCGCCGCCAAGCGTGACCGACCGACTCAACCACCTCACAGAACTGGGGCTGGTGACCTACGAGAAACACCGGGGGGCCTCGCTCACGGAGCGGGGGACCGAGGAGGCGGTGGCGCTGCTGCGCAAGCACTGTCGCATCGAGCGCTTTCTCGTCCAGGAGCTGGGGGTCACCGAGGGCTTCCACGAGGAGGCCTGCCGGCTTGAGCACGCCCTGAGCGACGAGGTCGCGGCTCGCCTGGATCGGTTCGTCGACCTCCCCGATGACTGTCCGGACTGTTATGACCCCGAGGCCCAGCACTGCACGCACCTCTCGCCCTGA
- a CDS encoding transcription initiation factor IIB family protein, which produces MSATETGRTCPECAGTLRVDGTETICTQCGLVVDEDRIDRGPEWRNFEDGPDRRRTGAPLSRSRHDRGLSTEIGHSNRVTGRKRRRLSRMRTQHDRSKVRSTAERNQIYGFTEIRRVTAALSLPTDIRDQACVLFETAQDESLFPGRSLEGFAAAAVYAVCRTNGLARTTEEITGTAKASPEEFQAAYDAMNRELELPTGPIDPSEYLPRFATELGLGSDVEAAARSLLDSTPQAEIGGRNPSGVAAAALYAVTDVDEGGPTQVEAAELAGVTPVTLRSAARVLVD; this is translated from the coding sequence ATGAGCGCAACCGAGACGGGACGGACTTGCCCCGAATGTGCAGGCACCCTTCGCGTGGACGGCACCGAGACGATCTGTACCCAGTGTGGCCTGGTCGTGGACGAGGACCGGATCGACCGCGGCCCGGAGTGGCGGAACTTCGAGGACGGCCCCGACCGCCGGCGGACTGGCGCGCCACTCTCCCGCTCGCGACACGACCGGGGCCTCTCCACGGAGATCGGGCACTCGAACCGGGTAACCGGCCGCAAGCGCCGCCGGCTCAGCCGGATGCGTACCCAACACGATCGCTCGAAAGTGCGCTCGACGGCCGAGCGCAACCAGATCTACGGGTTCACCGAGATCCGGCGGGTCACCGCCGCGCTCTCGCTGCCGACCGACATTCGCGATCAGGCCTGCGTGCTCTTCGAGACGGCCCAGGACGAGTCGCTGTTCCCGGGTCGCTCCCTGGAGGGGTTCGCCGCAGCGGCGGTGTACGCAGTGTGCCGCACGAACGGGCTCGCCCGCACGACCGAGGAGATCACCGGGACCGCAAAGGCCAGTCCCGAGGAGTTCCAGGCGGCCTACGACGCGATGAACCGCGAACTCGAGCTCCCGACCGGCCCGATCGACCCCAGCGAGTATCTCCCTCGGTTCGCGACGGAACTGGGCCTGGGCTCGGACGTGGAGGCTGCGGCCCGGTCGCTCCTCGACTCGACCCCGCAAGCCGAGATCGGTGGCCGCAATCCAAGTGGCGTCGCCGCGGCCGCCCTCTATGCCGTCACCGACGTGGACGAGGGCGGCCCCACGCAGGTCGAAGCCGCCGAACTGGCCGGTGTGACCCCGGTCACGCTCCGCTCCGCCGCTCGCGTCTTGGTCGACTGA
- the prs gene encoding ribose-phosphate diphosphokinase, translating into MIVPGSSSQEVATELAAALGERLAEVEYRRFPDGEQLVQVPEQDGRAIIVAATETSDAHIQLLQLQDAVREAGATEVITVIPYMGYARQDEAFETGQPVSARAMARAISTGTDRVLTVCPHEPAIQEFFTVPTTVIDASGRLAEPLPENLSDPIFLAPDQGAIDLAATVRDAYGRGETDAFEKHRDRETGAVEIQPANLDVAGRDLVVVDDIVATGGTMSAAIGALGADPDRVFVATVHPLLADSARTKLANAGVEAVYGTDTIERAVTAVSVAPAIAEKL; encoded by the coding sequence ATGATCGTTCCCGGCAGCAGTTCCCAGGAAGTCGCCACCGAACTCGCCGCCGCCCTCGGCGAACGACTGGCCGAGGTCGAGTATCGACGGTTCCCAGACGGCGAACAGCTCGTGCAGGTCCCCGAACAGGACGGGCGAGCCATCATCGTCGCCGCCACGGAGACCAGTGACGCACATATCCAGTTGCTCCAGCTCCAGGACGCCGTCCGGGAGGCCGGGGCAACCGAGGTCATCACCGTCATCCCCTACATGGGCTATGCCCGCCAGGACGAGGCCTTCGAGACCGGCCAGCCCGTCTCGGCGCGCGCGATGGCCCGCGCGATCAGCACCGGCACCGACCGGGTCCTGACCGTCTGCCCGCACGAACCAGCGATCCAGGAGTTTTTCACCGTCCCCACGACGGTAATCGACGCGTCAGGTCGGCTGGCCGAACCGCTACCCGAGAATCTCAGCGATCCGATCTTCCTCGCGCCCGACCAGGGCGCGATCGACCTCGCGGCGACTGTCCGAGACGCCTACGGCCGGGGCGAGACCGACGCCTTCGAGAAACACCGCGACCGGGAGACCGGAGCCGTCGAGATCCAGCCGGCCAACCTCGACGTGGCCGGTCGTGATCTGGTCGTCGTCGACGACATCGTCGCCACCGGCGGGACGATGAGCGCAGCCATCGGCGCACTCGGTGCGGACCCGGACCGGGTGTTCGTCGCGACCGTCCATCCCCTGCTGGCTGACAGCGCACGGACGAAACTCGCGAACGCGGGCGTCGAAGCAGTGTATGGCACCGACACGATCGAACGAGCAGTCACCGCAGTCAGTGTTGCGCCGGCGATCGCCGAAAAGCTCTAG
- a CDS encoding PIN domain-containing protein: protein MIVDTSFILDIIDDEAAAVEKARTLEAESIPLVIPTMTVLELYIGVGKVANTHEERQRVEAILESYPLVDQTPSISRRAGRLLGERMAATNQGDGPGIGKGDAVIAATAMERDEPVLAGDDHFGKIPGVTHETYR, encoded by the coding sequence ATGATCGTCGATACCAGCTTCATCCTCGATATCATCGACGACGAAGCGGCCGCTGTCGAGAAGGCGCGCACGCTCGAAGCCGAAAGCATCCCGCTGGTGATCCCGACGATGACCGTCCTGGAACTTTACATCGGCGTCGGGAAGGTAGCGAATACGCACGAGGAACGGCAACGAGTCGAAGCGATCCTCGAATCCTATCCGTTGGTTGATCAGACGCCAAGCATCTCGCGGCGCGCTGGCCGCCTTCTCGGAGAGCGAATGGCCGCCACCAACCAGGGGGACGGACCAGGAATCGGCAAGGGAGATGCAGTGATCGCTGCCACAGCGATGGAGCGGGACGAGCCAGTCCTCGCTGGCGACGATCACTTCGGGAAAATACCGGGAGTTACTCACGAAACGTATCGGTGA
- a CDS encoding antitoxin VapB family protein has product MSHQIRLADDVYEHIKANKRADESFSDAVERLIGGRSLRDLRGIFDTEEVNEMRDAVEAADQEDRDEVRNITDRFE; this is encoded by the coding sequence ATGTCACACCAGATCCGCCTTGCCGATGACGTGTACGAACACATCAAGGCAAACAAACGCGCCGATGAGTCGTTCAGTGACGCCGTCGAACGCCTAATCGGTGGTCGATCGCTTCGAGATCTCCGTGGCATCTTCGACACGGAGGAGGTGAACGAAATGCGCGACGCCGTCGAGGCCGCCGACCAGGAAGACCGCGACGAGGTTCGAAACATCACAGACCGGTTCGAATGA
- a CDS encoding type IV pilin N-terminal domain-containing protein — translation MMDTIRNKLDDRGVSPVIGVILMVAITVILAAVIGSFVLGMGENVSEPAQASIGFEEKNSTAVTINHNGGDSLENATVNARVDGDSHTFSELNLDPGQSQTINASEFDTTPTFSDSEVEFIVTKDSQTVGTGTVEFSS, via the coding sequence ATGATGGACACAATTCGTAACAAACTGGACGACCGTGGCGTGTCGCCAGTGATCGGCGTCATTCTGATGGTGGCGATCACGGTGATCCTGGCCGCGGTTATCGGGAGTTTCGTGCTGGGAATGGGGGAGAACGTGAGTGAACCGGCTCAAGCGAGTATTGGGTTCGAAGAAAAGAATAGTACGGCTGTAACGATCAACCACAATGGTGGCGATTCGCTGGAGAATGCGACAGTAAATGCTAGGGTTGACGGTGATTCCCACACATTTAGTGAATTGAATTTGGATCCTGGCCAATCTCAAACGATAAACGCTTCAGAGTTTGACACCACTCCAACTTTCTCTGACTCTGAAGTCGAGTTTATCGTTACAAAGGATAGCCAAACCGTGGGAACTGGGACCGTGGAATTCAGTTCCTGA